One Candidatus Nitrososphaera evergladensis SR1 genomic window, CGGATAAAATCCCGACCCACGACTTTGGCAGCCTGCGCTAGAAACAACAGCAAAAGCTTGATATGAACTTGTCAGGCGCTTCTTTCTAGCAACAAGCGTGCCTCCCCGGATAGAGCTGCAGAGCAGGAAAAAGTGGACCGTAAACGGCACCTCAAGGATAAGGCCGGCTCAAGAGACCTTGCAAAAGGTCATGCCCCTCACCAAAAAGATAGGGGTCACGAGGCTTGCAGACATTACGGACATGGACGTGCTCCGCATACCAAACTATTCGGCAGTCCTGCCCGGCACCGAAGACTACATCTGGGTGTACAGCGGCAAGGGCCCCACGAGGGAGCACGCGATGGCAAGCGCGCTCATGGAAAGCATCGAGCGCTATTCCTCATTGCCCGCAGGAGGCCCGCGGAACTTTGTCAGGGCAAGCTATGCAGAACTGTCAAAGTCGCAAAAAGTCTTGCACCCTGACGAGATCGTCGAGCCGACGCGCTTTGAGTACCGCGACGACATGCTGATGGACTTTCTTCCGGGCTTTGACATCGCCAACAATAACGAGGAGGTGATGGTGCCAGCCCCAATAGCGCTTTTCCGCTACAACCCGCCGGCCCCGGCGGTAAACCCGTTTTCATATTTTCACACAAACGGCCTTGCGTCTGGCAACGTGATGGAAGAGGCTGTCTGCCATTCGCTGTGCGAGGTCATAGAGCGCGACGCAATGAGCGTGGCAGAACTCCGCGCAAGCGCCATTCCCTTCCATGTCCTGCGAAGCATCATCCATTCGCTCAACGCCGCTGGCATCCAGACAAAACCAATGCAGGCAGACAGGTTCGTCGACGATCCGGGCATTTTCCCCGACGTCGACATTTCCGAAGTCGACTTCGAGCCTGTCAGAAAACTGGTGAAAAAATTTGACAGGGCCGCCATCCCGCTCATAATCAAGGACATCACGTCGGATATTGGCGTCCCCACGTTCAACGCAAGCAGCATCGAGTGGGTCACGCACGACTATGGCTACCTTGCAGAAGGCCACGGCACGCACCCTGACGCAAGGATTGCCCTTTTGAGGGCGATAACGGAGGTGTCGCAGACTCGCGCCGCCAACATACAGGGAGCGCGCGACGACCTGCGCAAGATAAGGTACGGCGAGAACAACACGGACGACAAGAGGGCCTGGCAGTTCATGCCGTCTACTAAAAAGATCAAGTTTTCAGAGGTCAAGACGTACTTCCACGAGGACATACTTGACGACATCAAGTTCATACTTGACAGGCTGAGAAACGCCGGCCTTGGCAGGGCGATAATCGTCGACCTGACAAACCCGGACCTTGCAGTCCCGGTCGTCAGGGCTATCGTGCCGGGGCTTGAGACTTTCAAGATAACAAAGTCGGTGGTGGGAATGAGAGCGAGGGCGCTTTTTAGGCAATGGCAAAAAAACCAATAATATTTTTAGGCCCAAGCCTGAGCCACGAAAAGGCAAGCAAGATCTTGCCGGAGGCAGAGTTTCGGCCGCCGGCCAAAAAGGGCGACTTGCTGAGGCTGGCTGCAAGCCCCGATGTCTCTATGGTCGGGCTTGTCGACGGCGTGTTCCTGCAGGACTATCCCCCCACGCCGATTGAAGTGTACCAGTTGGCCAGGCGGGAAGGCGTCCTCTTGGCGGGGGCTGCAAGCCTAGGCGCGCTGCGCGCAGTTGAGCTGGAAAAGTTTGGCATGGTCGGCATCGGCAGGGTATTTGAACTGTACAAGGGCGGCAAGATAGACGCCGACGACGAGGTTGCAGTCACGTTTGCAGACGGAGATTTCCACCTCCAGTCAGAGGCGATGGTGGACATTCGCTACAACCTGTTCCTTGCGCACAAAAAAGGCATAATCGGCAAGGACACGAAAAAGGCGCTTGCCAAGGTTGCAAAGGCCACCTATTTTCCACACCGCAACTATCCCGACATTATCGAGGCGACGCGGAGGAAATACCGCGACAGTCTGAATAATTATGACGACATTGATGCCTTTCAAACATATATTGAAAAAAACAGAAAGAGCCTGAAAGAGATGGACGCAATCAAGCTGGTCGAGTTTTTCAAGGCCCGTCTTGGGGCGGAAAAGAAATAGTCTTAAATCACCTGTCTGGCTTTTGAAAAGCGTCACATCATCACCATGAAGATATACACCAAGACAGGCGACAAGGGCGAGACCGGCCTTATCGGAGGCAGGCGCGTCAGCAAGGCAGACTTGCGTATAGTGGCCTACGGAGCAGTGGACGAACTGAACTCCAGCATCGGCCTTGCGGTGTCGTCACTTTGCGGAAAAGAAAAGGTGTTTTCCGACTTGGCAGATGTCTTGACGCAGGTGCAAAACGACCTCTTTATAGTCGGCTCGGACCTTGCCGATTCCGACTATCCAAAAAGCCAGTACAACACGCCGCGCACAGACGAAAATATGGCCTCCGCGCTAGAGCCTGTCATCGACAAATTTGAATCAGAACTGGAACCGATAACGTTTTTCATACTGCCGGGCGGAAGCGCCGAAGCGTCGATGCTGCACGTGTGCAGGGGCGTTGCAAGGCGCGCCGAGACGGCCGCGGTGGCGCTCTACAGGTCAGAGAGCATAAACCCCGCCATAATCATGTACCTGAACAGGCTGGCAGACCTGCTGTTTGTGGCGGCAAGGCTTGCAAACAAGAGGCAGGGCGTGCCTGACGTGGCATGGAAGAAAAAGAAGTCGTCACAATAATAAAACCTTAAATGCTGCATCTAGACATTGTAGTTGTTGGACCACGTCAGAAACGTCACGCTCATTATCGTGATAACGGCGCTCATGGCGTTTGGCCTGATAGGAGTTACCCTGCTTGTTGACCTCCTTCCAATACCCGCAATGCACGCTGCTTCTTCTTCTACTACTGCTGCTGCCAATATCGTCGATCAAGTAGCTTTAAAGTCTGGATTTACCAATTGAGACACATATGGAAGAAGATCAAGTCAGCTGCCCCTACTGTGGTTCCGCCTTTAAGGACAAGGAACAACTTTCAAAGCACATCGACAGGATCCACCACGGTTCTGGCCTGCTTGAAGGCGACACCACGAAATGGTGAAAGATAAAGACCTAACTCCATTTTTTGACGCGGTCATTGGGTTAAAGTACGTCAGGCGCGCGGGGTGGGCTGCCAAGGTTGGAATCAAAGACCCGGAATCAGTTGCGGACCATTCATTTGCCATGTGCGCAGTCGGCATGGCGCTTTCGGACATTCTGGGTTTTGACACCCGGAAGGTGCTAAAGATGATAGTGCTACACGACCTGGCAGAATCTGCGGTGGGCGATTATATGCCCGGAGAGGTCAGCATAATTCAAAAGCGGCAGGAAGAGGATGGCGCGATGCAAAAGATCCTTGCGTGCCTGCCTGCAAAGGTAAGGTCTGATTATGCAAAAATCTGGCGCGAGTATCTGCAGGACAAGACAAAAGAGGCAAGGTTTGTGCACAGGATTGACAAACTAGAGATGGCCCTGCAAGCGGCAAGGTATGCAAAAGACGGGCACCCGGAGGAACTGCTGGCGCAGTTTTTCGATTCGGCGCACAAGGCAGTCGACATTGATGACGACATCTTGGCAGAAATCCTAAAGTCTTTAAGCCCGGCTCAGCGCATGAAAAACCGATAATAACACATGCAGTATTTTACGGCTCTCAAGATAGGCGAAAAGAGGGTCAAGGTCGCGCAGGATCTTTTGGCAAAATACACAGGGACTGCGATGCCGGCGCTTGCGCTCAAGGACAACAAGGACAACAAGTGGGAGCCGGTGGGCGAGGAGAATCTCTATGCGATAGTGAAAGAGCCGGGCGGCTACATGATCGCGCTGTGCGACAACAAGGGAGTCGCAAAGGCAATCGCGCAGTGGTTTGCTGAGGACACCAAGAACCAGATCGTTGAAAAGATAAAGTCCGAGCAGAACATGCAGGAATATTTCGGCAAGCTGTCGCTTCCGATATAACTTTATTATAGCTGAAAAGGACTACGTGAATAGCTTTGGCAGCAGGCAAGCACGAGCAAGAGATCGAGGTCAAGGGACACCTCATCGACTCGATGATACTTACAAGGATATTTGACCACGTCATGGACCTAAAGGGCGACTTTCAGGTCCTCGAATTCACGGTAGGCAAGAAAAAGAAGGACCCAAGCTACGCCCGCCTGCTCGTGCGGGGCAAGGATGAGGAGCACCTTGAGCGCATACTGGAGGCCGTGTACCGGGAGGGCGCGCAGCCCGTCTCTGTGCAGGAGGCAAGGCTCGTGCCTGCAAGCGCCGACTGCGTCATGCCCGACGACTTTTACAGCACGACCAACAACCCCACGCAGGTTTTCCACTCTGGCCGGTGGATAGACGTCCAGAACATGATGATGGACAAGTGCATAGTTGTAGATGTCAAGAGCATGACTGCAGAGTGCAAGATGATCCGCGACCTGAAAAAAGGCGACATGATTGTAGTAGGCGAGCGCGGCGTGAAAATAACGCCGCAGGAGCGCCCGAGGGAAGGCGTCGACATTTTTCAGTTCATGTCAAGCTCCAGTTCCAGCGAGCGCCCCACGCAGCACATCGCCCGAAAGGTTGCAGACGACATTTACAATACCAAAAAAGAGGGAGGCAAGATAATCGTGGTTTCAGGCCCAGTGCTTGTGCACTCGGGAGCGTCAGAAGCGCTTGCGCGCCTTATCAGGATGGGCTACATCGACGGTCTGCTTGCAGGAAACGCAATCGCCGTCCACGACGTTGAAAACGCGCTTTTGGGCACGTCGCTTGGGATGCACGTCAAGGACGGCACGCTTGCTGTCAGGGGCCACCGCAACCACATGCAGGCCATAAACGAGGTGTTCAAGGCCGGCGGCCTGAAGGCGATGGTGGAGAAAAAGATCCTGAAAAGCGGCGTGATGTACGAATGCATCAAGCATGACGTGCCGTTCGTTCTTGCAGGCTCTATCCGCGACGACGGCCCGATACCCGACGTCGTGACAGACGTGGTGGAGGCGCAGCGCAGGTACAAAAAAGTACTAAAGGGCGCCAAGATGGTGCTGATGTTCTCGACAATGCTCCACTCCATTGCAGTCGGCAACATGCTCCCCTCGTCGGTAAAGGTGGTGGCAGTTGATATTAGCCAGCCCGTCGTGACAAAGCTGGTGGACAGGGGCACGGCGCAGGCAGTGGGCATCGTGACGGACGTTGGCGCGTTCTTGCCCATAGTGGCAGACCACCTTGAAGAAAAGGTGGCAAGGCGCAAGTAGCGGTAGTAATAAACTATATAAACTACATTTAGAATCCCTAAATCTTCGTTCTACTATATTGTACTTGTATGTCTACCAGAACATTCCTTAATTTCGACAGGCTGGTCAGCCAAAAGGGTTCAGGGTCCCAGGCGATTGCAGGAGTGGTCATTCTTATAGTGGGGCTGGCAGTAGCCAACGTAATCGGGAGCGCAGCTCTGGCCTACGTGGTTGCGATCATCGGCGTTGCAGTGATAATCTCGGCGTTTCTCATGATAATCAAGCAGTACGAAAGGGCGGTGATTCTGAGGCTTGGACGGTTCCAGAGGCAGGTGGGGCCCGGCGTGCAGATTAGGATCCCGTTTGCTGACAACATTCTGGTGATTGACGTACGCGAAAAAGTGCGCGAGTTCACGGCAGAAAGGATGCTGACAAAGGACAACGTGCCAGTCACCATAGACGCGATCCTCAGGTACAGGATAATAGAGGACAGGGCCCGCGACGCCATACTGAACGTGGAGAACTTTAACGACATGATCCAGCAGGTCTCCCAGACCACCTTGCGCAACAACATCGGCGCGTCGTATTTTCAAGACATACTGTCCAAGAGGGAAGAGGTCAACAAGCACATCAAGGAGGTCATTGCGGAGGAGTCGAGGAGCTGGGGAATCGAGGTAAGGGGCGTGGAGATCCGGCAGGTTGCGATACCAAAAGAACTCGAAGACGCAATGTCGATGCAGGCGCAGGCCGAGCGGGAGAAGAACGCGAGGGTGACGTACGGCGAGTCGGAGGTCCTTGTGGCAAAGCAGTTTGAGGAAGCGGCCAAGGTATACACTGACAACCCTGTCGCGTACGCGCTCAGGCAGTCCAACATGCTGTACGAGTCGATAAAGGTGCAGGGCAACACGATAGTCATGGTCCCTTCAGAGTCGCTCAACTCGATAGGCTTTGGAAACCTTGCGCTGACGCAGGCGTACTTGGACAACATAAAGAGCGTGGCGGCGGCAAAAGCGGCTACTGCAGTGGCGGATGACAAGAGCGGAAGCGAAGGAGAAAAGAAGAGCTAATACGCAGGTCTTGCAGATAATGACGCATATAGCGACATGAGCAACAAGAAAAAGCCGGCTGATGATGATAGAGATAATTTCAGCCATCTATCGCAGGAGCAAAGAGAAGTATGCTGGAACAAGGGCACAGAGGCCCCGTTCACTGGCAAGTACTGGAACAGCCACGAAAAGGGCGTGTACCGCTGCGCGGCATGCGGTGCAGAACTTTTCAGCTCTGACACAAAATTTGATTCGGGCACCGGCTGGCCCAGCTTTTACAAGCCTGTCAAGGACGCAAACGTAAAGGAAGAGACGGACACAAGCTACGGCATGGTAAGGACAGAAGTCATGTGCAGCAAGTGCGGCGCTCACCTTGGCCACGTGTTTGACGATGGGCCGAACCCCACGGGCCTGCGCTACTGCATCAATTCGCTTTCGCTTGACCTGGAGAAAAGGGGATAAGAGGAGAAATGAGCGAGGAGCAACAACAGGAATGGTCAGAGTGGCTTGACTTTGACAGCGCGCACGTCAACTCTGTCCCAGAGGCTGCAGGCGTGTACCTGATGCACGCAAGCATGAAGGTGATGCGCATCGGCGGAAGCGACAACGTCAGAAAATCCCTGCAAGAGCTGCTTGCAGACCCATGCGCAAGCAAGGCCAAAAGGTTCCACTACATGCTGACGCAGTCTCATGCGTCAGTGGCAGAGCAGTTGGTTAAGGACTACAAAGAAAAGCATCAGGGCAAGCTGCCTGCGTGCATGGAAGAGAAATAAGGAAAAAAAATATGATGCTTGTACGCTGCTATACGTGTAACCGCGTCTTTGACATCGACAAGCCTGCCGAGCGCAAGGAAGCGATAAAGCACAGCCAGGCGTGCCACGAAATGACCCGCGGTTTTCGGGCTTGACGATTGTAAGGTACGATTGTTAAATATCCGCATCAGTTTTACACAGATACAGAGATGCCAAAAGATCCTATTTGCGGAATGGAAGTGAGCGAAGAATCGAAATTCAAGTCCAGAAAGGGCGGCCAGACGATCTACTTTTGCTGCCCGCATTGCAAGTCCAAGTTTGACGTGGACCCTGCAAAATTTACGTAAGGCATATATTTCGGTATCGAGTATTCGATATCGATAATTCGATATGGGAATGTGGATGTTTGGTGAGATGCGCAGGAGGCGCGGATTGAGGATGTGGGTGATAACGCTGCTAGAGCGTTCGCCCAAGAACGGAGCAGAGATAATGGACGAGATGGAAATGATGACCAAGGGCTGGTGGAGGCCTTCGCCGGGATCGGTCTACCCCCTGCTTGAGAGCCTGGTACAGGAAGGATTCATCAAAAAGAGGGAGGATGGCAAGTACGAGCTGACGCAGAGGACAAAGGAAGACATGGGATGGCCCTATGGGTCCCACGCAGGCCAGCCAAGGACCGTGGAGGACATGCTCAAAGAGATAAGCGGCTATGTCTCTTATTTTGAAGATCTTGTCAAATCAGACAAGTCAAAGATAGAGCCGCAAAAGGAAAAGATAAAGGAAATAGCAGAAAGGCTGGCGGCACTGAGCAAATGACGCTGTTGCAGGTTCAATAGAATCAGGCAGCGGCAGTATTTTATTTGCCGGGCCTGCCAATATTTTTTTCAGTTTGCCAAGGTGACAAAAAGTTGTGTAAACTAATCTACATCCGGTTGCTTAAATCGAAATTCCATTAACTAACCCTCTATGACAAAGGAATTCTGCCACTTGTGCAAGGATGGAGGAAAAGAGTGCGTCGAGATAGACGAGAGCAGGGAAGTAGCCATGATGAAAATTCATCCCAGGTGCTCAGTCTGCGGCCGGCTGCTTGTGCAGTGAGATAAATGAATGATAAATAATCAGGATTCCCGGAGCTTTTTGTTTATCAGCTCAAGCGCGGTTTTCGGGTCCGCACGGCCCCTTGTATGCTGCATCACTTTGCCAAGCAAAAAGTTGGCCGCAGCAGGATTCTTTTTTGCGTCTGCAACTGCCGCCGTTTCTGCTGCAAAGACAGCATCGATTGCCTGAGCAAGCGCGCCGGCGTCGTCTATCTTAGACGCCTGCGTCTTTTTGGCCACCTGCGAGGGCATCTCGCCAGTCTTTACCACCTGGCCCAGGATTTGCTTTGCGGTCGCGCGGTTTATGGTATTCTGCTCCACCAGTTTGGCAAGGTCGGCAATGTGCTCTGGCCCCACCTTCAAGCCGGCAAGCATGGCGTGCTGCTCCTCCTTGGCCTTTTCATCTACAAAGCCCATGAGGTCCGTCACTATCCAGTTTGCAACCTCTTTTGGTGAGTTGTAGATCTTTATTGCCGACTCGAAAAAGTCGGCAAGCTCTTTGTTGTCTATCAGCACCTGCGCAACGTGAGGGGTCAGGCCAAGTGACGAAACAAACCTAGCTTTTCGCGCGTCTGGAAGCTCGGGCATCGACTGTTCAAGCGACGAGATAAAACCTGCGCCCAGCTCTATTGAAGGTATGTCCGGCTCGGGGAAATAGCGGTAGTCCTGCTCTTCCTCTTTTGACCTTGACTCTTTTGTCACCTTGCGCGCGTCGTCCCAGTGCCGAGTTTCCGCTTTCACTTCGATGTCGCGGGAGACCATCGTCTTTTGCCTCGCCATCTCGTAGCGGAGCGCCTTTTCCACCTCGGAAAACGACCCGACGTTCTTTATCTCGACGCGGTGGCCGCCGGCGACTGAAACGTTTGTGTCGCAGCGCACCGACCCTTCAAGCCTAGTGTCGCAGACTCCAAGGTGCTCTACTATCGACGTTACCTTGTTCAGAAACTCCCTTACATCCTTTGGGTCCACAAAGTCCGGCTCTGTCACAATCTCTACAAGGGGCACGCCGGCGCGGTTATAGTCGACAAGGGTGTAGGTGCTCTTTTCCATGCTGCCACCTTCGTAGACCAGCCTGCCGGGGTCCTCTTCCAGCTGCACCCGGCGCATACGCACCGACTTGCCGTTTCCGTATTCCAGCTTGCCGTCGACTCCGATGCTCGTTATGCCGTAGGCGTTGTACTGCGTGAGCTGGAAATTCTTTGGAAGGTCAGGGTAAAAGTAGTTCTTGCGGTAGAACATTATCTCCTCTGGGACCTTGCAGCCAAGGGCAAGAGATATCATGCCGGCAAACTCGACCGCCTTTTTGTTCAAAAGAGGCAGAGTGCCGGGCAGGCCCGTGCAGGTCGGGCAGATGTTGGCGTTAGGCTCTTTGCCGCGATAGTCGCAGCTGCATGGGCAGAACAGCTTGCTCCTTGCGCCAGTAAGCTGGCAGTGGATTTCAAGGCCTATCTTGTATTCCATCTTTACAGGTCAGGGCTCCTCTGCACCTTGGCGACGCTTTCAAACGTATAAGCGGCGTCAAACATTGTCTGCTCGGAAAACTCGTCGGCCATGAACTGCAAGCCTATGGGCAGGTTGTTGTTTGAAAAGCCGGCCGGAACCGAGATCGCCGGGATGCCTGCGAGGTTTGCCACCACAGTGTCAACGTCAACGAGGTACATCTTTAACGGGTCGTCTACCTTTTCGCCTATAGGAAACGGCAGGATCGGCATCGTCGGACCTATCAACACATCAAACTGCGTAAACAGGGATTTCAGCTCGCGCCTCAAAAGCGAGCGCACCTGCTGCGCCTTTAGGTAGTACTTGCCGTAATAGCCTGACGAAAGCACGTACGAGCCGGTGATTATCCTGCGCTTGACCTCCTCGCCAAAGTTGCTCCTGCTCTTTGCAAAATACGAGTTCCACTCGTAGCCGTCAGGGCTCATGTCAAAGCCGTAGCGGACGTTGTCATAGCGGGCAAGGTTGCTTGATGCTTCCGCCATCGCTATCGTGTAGTATGATGCAAGCGCGTACTGCACAGACGGCATGGAAGCCTCGGCGCACCGGCAGCCTTCTTTCTCAAGAGTGTCATAGGCGCTGTACACTATCTTTGACACTTTGGGATCCGCATCTTCGACAAACTCTTTGACGAGCCCTACGCGGAGAGGCATCTTGCTTACAAGGTACGACGGCTTGCCGGGCGCAGTGGTATGGTCGTTGTCGTCCTGGCCTGCCATGGCGGCAAGCGTGGCCGCAACGTCTGCGACCGTCCTTCCGACCGGGCCGACCTGCTCCAGGCTGTTTGCGTATGATATCAGCCCGTACCTGCTTACCAGACCGTACGTCGGCTTTAGCCCCACTACAGAGCAAAAGCTTGCAGGGCACCTTACAGAGCCACCGGTGTCAGAGCCAAGCGATATGGCGCATTCAAGCGCCGCGACGCTTGCCGCGCTCCCGCCCGACGAGCCCCCCGGCACCCGGGAGATGTCCCACGGGTTTCGGGTCGGGCCGTTTCTACTGAATTCTGTGGTTGAGCCCATCGCAAACTCGTCGAGGTTTGCCTTGCCGATGACGATTGCGCCGGCGTCCTGCAATCGTTTGACAACGGTCGCGTCGTACGGAGGGACATAGCCGTCAAGCATCTTTGAGGCGCACGTCGTCCTGATGCCTTTTGTAGAAATATTGTCCTTGATGCTTACTGCAACGCCGGCAAGAGGGCCGGCGGCTTCTCCGTCTCGGATCTTTTTGTCAAGGGCGCGTGCCTGCTCTACTGCGCCCTTGCTGTTCACCGTTACAAGGGCGTTTACCTTTGGCTCGACGACTTCGATGCGCTCCAGTATTTGATGAATGTACTCCTCGGCGGAAAACTCGCGGTTTTTCACGCCGTTTGCAACCTGCGAAGCGTCGAGCCTGTACAGCAACCTAGACCATCCTCGGGCCCTTTACAAAGCCGTCCTTGCGGTACTTTGTTCCAAGAGTGTCGGCGCCAAACGCGCGCTCTTCGTCCTGGCGCAGTTCAGAGAACTTTTTCTTTGACTTGATGACCTCGGCTTTTTCAAGCGGGATGGT contains:
- a CDS encoding TIGR00300 family protein, producing the protein MAAGKHEQEIEVKGHLIDSMILTRIFDHVMDLKGDFQVLEFTVGKKKKDPSYARLLVRGKDEEHLERILEAVYREGAQPVSVQEARLVPASADCVMPDDFYSTTNNPTQVFHSGRWIDVQNMMMDKCIVVDVKSMTAECKMIRDLKKGDMIVVGERGVKITPQERPREGVDIFQFMSSSSSSERPTQHIARKVADDIYNTKKEGGKIIVVSGPVLVHSGASEALARLIRMGYIDGLLAGNAIAVHDVENALLGTSLGMHVKDGTLAVRGHRNHMQAINEVFKAGGLKAMVEKKILKSGVMYECIKHDVPFVLAGSIRDDGPIPDVVTDVVEAQRRYKKVLKGAKMVLMFSTMLHSIAVGNMLPSSVKVVAVDISQPVVTKLVDRGTAQAVGIVTDVGAFLPIVADHLEEKVARRK
- the gatA gene encoding Asp-tRNA(Asn)/Glu-tRNA(Gln) amidotransferase subunit GatA — translated: MLYRLDASQVANGVKNREFSAEEYIHQILERIEVVEPKVNALVTVNSKGAVEQARALDKKIRDGEAAGPLAGVAVSIKDNISTKGIRTTCASKMLDGYVPPYDATVVKRLQDAGAIVIGKANLDEFAMGSTTEFSRNGPTRNPWDISRVPGGSSGGSAASVAALECAISLGSDTGGSVRCPASFCSVVGLKPTYGLVSRYGLISYANSLEQVGPVGRTVADVAATLAAMAGQDDNDHTTAPGKPSYLVSKMPLRVGLVKEFVEDADPKVSKIVYSAYDTLEKEGCRCAEASMPSVQYALASYYTIAMAEASSNLARYDNVRYGFDMSPDGYEWNSYFAKSRSNFGEEVKRRIITGSYVLSSGYYGKYYLKAQQVRSLLRRELKSLFTQFDVLIGPTMPILPFPIGEKVDDPLKMYLVDVDTVVANLAGIPAISVPAGFSNNNLPIGLQFMADEFSEQTMFDAAYTFESVAKVQRSPDL
- a CDS encoding YHS domain-containing protein, translated to MPKDPICGMEVSEESKFKSRKGGQTIYFCCPHCKSKFDVDPAKFT
- the gatB gene encoding Asp-tRNA(Asn)/Glu-tRNA(Gln) amidotransferase subunit GatB — translated: MEYKIGLEIHCQLTGARSKLFCPCSCDYRGKEPNANICPTCTGLPGTLPLLNKKAVEFAGMISLALGCKVPEEIMFYRKNYFYPDLPKNFQLTQYNAYGITSIGVDGKLEYGNGKSVRMRRVQLEEDPGRLVYEGGSMEKSTYTLVDYNRAGVPLVEIVTEPDFVDPKDVREFLNKVTSIVEHLGVCDTRLEGSVRCDTNVSVAGGHRVEIKNVGSFSEVEKALRYEMARQKTMVSRDIEVKAETRHWDDARKVTKESRSKEEEQDYRYFPEPDIPSIELGAGFISSLEQSMPELPDARKARFVSSLGLTPHVAQVLIDNKELADFFESAIKIYNSPKEVANWIVTDLMGFVDEKAKEEQHAMLAGLKVGPEHIADLAKLVEQNTINRATAKQILGQVVKTGEMPSQVAKKTQASKIDDAGALAQAIDAVFAAETAAVADAKKNPAAANFLLGKVMQHTRGRADPKTALELINKKLRES
- a CDS encoding C2H2-type zinc finger protein is translated as MEEDQVSCPYCGSAFKDKEQLSKHIDRIHHGSGLLEGDTTKW
- a CDS encoding HD domain-containing protein, which codes for MVKDKDLTPFFDAVIGLKYVRRAGWAAKVGIKDPESVADHSFAMCAVGMALSDILGFDTRKVLKMIVLHDLAESAVGDYMPGEVSIIQKRQEEDGAMQKILACLPAKVRSDYAKIWREYLQDKTKEARFVHRIDKLEMALQAARYAKDGHPEELLAQFFDSAHKAVDIDDDILAEILKSLSPAQRMKNR
- a CDS encoding DUF7508 domain-containing protein, whose translation is MSEEQQQEWSEWLDFDSAHVNSVPEAAGVYLMHASMKVMRIGGSDNVRKSLQELLADPCASKAKRFHYMLTQSHASVAEQLVKDYKEKHQGKLPACMEEK
- the gatC gene encoding Asp-tRNA(Asn)/Glu-tRNA(Gln) amidotransferase subunit GatC — translated: MTTTAKVTREEVRHLGWLSRIELSDEELAKYTSQIEQIIAYLDRLDTIPLEKAEVIKSKKKFSELRQDEERAFGADTLGTKYRKDGFVKGPRMV
- a CDS encoding YcaO-like family protein; this translates as MPPRIELQSRKKWTVNGTSRIRPAQETLQKVMPLTKKIGVTRLADITDMDVLRIPNYSAVLPGTEDYIWVYSGKGPTREHAMASALMESIERYSSLPAGGPRNFVRASYAELSKSQKVLHPDEIVEPTRFEYRDDMLMDFLPGFDIANNNEEVMVPAPIALFRYNPPAPAVNPFSYFHTNGLASGNVMEEAVCHSLCEVIERDAMSVAELRASAIPFHVLRSIIHSLNAAGIQTKPMQADRFVDDPGIFPDVDISEVDFEPVRKLVKKFDRAAIPLIIKDITSDIGVPTFNASSIEWVTHDYGYLAEGHGTHPDARIALLRAITEVSQTRAANIQGARDDLRKIRYGENNTDDKRAWQFMPSTKKIKFSEVKTYFHEDILDDIKFILDRLRNAGLGRAIIVDLTNPDLAVPVVRAIVPGLETFKITKSVVGMRARALFRQWQKNQ
- a CDS encoding SPFH domain-containing protein, with product MSTRTFLNFDRLVSQKGSGSQAIAGVVILIVGLAVANVIGSAALAYVVAIIGVAVIISAFLMIIKQYERAVILRLGRFQRQVGPGVQIRIPFADNILVIDVREKVREFTAERMLTKDNVPVTIDAILRYRIIEDRARDAILNVENFNDMIQQVSQTTLRNNIGASYFQDILSKREEVNKHIKEVIAEESRSWGIEVRGVEIRQVAIPKELEDAMSMQAQAEREKNARVTYGESEVLVAKQFEEAAKVYTDNPVAYALRQSNMLYESIKVQGNTIVMVPSESLNSIGFGNLALTQAYLDNIKSVAAAKAATAVADDKSGSEGEKKS
- a CDS encoding cob(I)yrinic acid a,c-diamide adenosyltransferase, whose product is MKIYTKTGDKGETGLIGGRRVSKADLRIVAYGAVDELNSSIGLAVSSLCGKEKVFSDLADVLTQVQNDLFIVGSDLADSDYPKSQYNTPRTDENMASALEPVIDKFESELEPITFFILPGGSAEASMLHVCRGVARRAETAAVALYRSESINPAIIMYLNRLADLLFVAARLANKRQGVPDVAWKKKKSSQ
- the msrB gene encoding peptide-methionine (R)-S-oxide reductase MsrB produces the protein MSNKKKPADDDRDNFSHLSQEQREVCWNKGTEAPFTGKYWNSHEKGVYRCAACGAELFSSDTKFDSGTGWPSFYKPVKDANVKEETDTSYGMVRTEVMCSKCGAHLGHVFDDGPNPTGLRYCINSLSLDLEKRG
- a CDS encoding TfuA-like protein: MAKKPIIFLGPSLSHEKASKILPEAEFRPPAKKGDLLRLAASPDVSMVGLVDGVFLQDYPPTPIEVYQLARREGVLLAGAASLGALRAVELEKFGMVGIGRVFELYKGGKIDADDEVAVTFADGDFHLQSEAMVDIRYNLFLAHKKGIIGKDTKKALAKVAKATYFPHRNYPDIIEATRRKYRDSLNNYDDIDAFQTYIEKNRKSLKEMDAIKLVEFFKARLGAEKK
- a CDS encoding PadR family transcriptional regulator yields the protein MGMWMFGEMRRRRGLRMWVITLLERSPKNGAEIMDEMEMMTKGWWRPSPGSVYPLLESLVQEGFIKKREDGKYELTQRTKEDMGWPYGSHAGQPRTVEDMLKEISGYVSYFEDLVKSDKSKIEPQKEKIKEIAERLAALSK